In one Sebastes umbrosus isolate fSebUmb1 chromosome 13, fSebUmb1.pri, whole genome shotgun sequence genomic region, the following are encoded:
- the si:ch211-218d20.15 gene encoding uncharacterized protein si:ch211-218d20.15 — MAVSTSEPLCQPCIYHEAFKVELQVRRPLMPVQLSPEQVGLEMLCLCGQLDLLIRAQMQQFQEQLGQGCSPEESDTFQAQGSEILDQMLQCLEHLPKPMPQLEDYLDMVGLSIMFPRVEVFLIQGSPVDMLETPPMDEYYFHIARLNQLMVLSQQLEEDIRHLGSHKYIAHQLSVIYQVISSFRGIQAFSEMKKDIEANFKQMKQSLVVEEGSRHEPQLAAHYINWILELTQSLTSVVLTLPEELTEDLHQAVTFMSQFLS; from the exons ATGGCAGTGAGCACATCTGAGCCGCTCTGTCAGCCGTGCATCTACCACGAAGCCTTCAAAG TGGAGCTACAGGTGAGGAGACCTCTGATGCCAGTCCAGCTGAGTCCAGAGCAGGTGGGCCTGGAGATGTTGTGTCTTTGTGGGCAACTGGACCTCCTCATCAGGGCACAGATGCAGCAG TTCCAGGAGCAGTTAGGTCAAGGCTGTAGCCCAGAGGAGTCAGACACCTTCCAGGCTCAAGGATCAGAGATTCTTGATCAGATGCTGCAGTGCCTTGAACATCTACCAAAACCTATGCCACAGCTGGAG GACTACCTGGACATGGTGGGTTTGTCAATAATGTTTCCTCGTGTAGAAGTGTTCCTCATTCAAGGCAGCCCAGTGGACATGCTGGAGACGCCGCCAATGGACG AATACTACTTCCACATCGCCAGACTGAACCAGCTCATGGTGCTGAGTCAACAGCTAGAAGAAGATATCAGGCACCTTGGAAGTCATAAATACATTGCCCACCAGCTCTCGGTTATTTAC caagtCATCAGCTCTTTCAGAGGAATTCAGGCTTTCTCCGAAATGAAGAAAGACATCGAGGCCAACTTCAAACAGATGAAACAGTCTCTGGTGGTAGAGGAAGGCTCCAGGCATGAACCTCAGCTGGCTGCTCACTACATCAACTG GATATTAGAACTAACTCAAAGCTTAACATCGGTGGTGTTGACGCTACCGGAGGAGCTGACAGAAGACCTTCACCAGGCCGTGACCTTCATGTCACAGTTCCTGTCCTGA